TGTCGATAGTCATAATGACAATCCTCGTGTTCCCGATAGAAAAGAACGCCCTGACCCAGCCGATTTCCGAGGTCGTCCTCGTGGGGCAGGGAATGGTGGTGCCGTCAGCGGGAATGGCAGTGCTCAGTGCCAGCGCCGACGAGGGAACCGGCTATACCGTCAGGGTCTTCGACCCCGAAAGCGGAAGGGCGATCCTCGAAAGGAACGTGACGGGCAGTTTCCGCGGCAGGGCGATGCTGGAGCACTCGGGGCCCTACTATTTCTCGGTGGGGTCGATGACGCCGGTCACCCTGGCGGTCAGGGTGATCAACAGGCACCCCTCGGTAACCGTTCTCAACATCAGGTACGGCCTGGGAGGTGTGAGCGCCCTCCTACTCGCGGCCGTCCTGCTCATGGAGGGGAGGAGAAGATGATAACCGCGAAGAACCTCACCAAGCGGTTCGGCAGGCTGGTGGCCCTGGATTCGATAAACCTCGAAATCGAGGGGGGACTGACGCTGACACTCGGCCCCAACGGTGGCGGAAAGAGCACCTTCCTGAACCTCTGCGCCGGCCTGTACAGGCCGAGCAAAGGGGAAATCAGGGTCCTGGGCGAGAAGCCCTGGAGCAACGACGGGCTAAGGAAAAGGATAGGCGTCTCCTTCGACCCGCCGGCTCTTCCAAAGCACAGGACGGCCAGGGAATGGCTCACCTACATCGCCGAGGTCAAGGGGCTGGACGGAGAGGAAGTAATCAAAGCCGCGGAGCTATTCTCGGCCGAGAAGTACCTGAACAGAAAGATGGGGGAGTACTCGGCGGGCATGCTCAAGAGGATCAGCCTGGCCCAGGCGTTCCTCGGAAAGCCCGAGCTGGTGCTCCTAGATGAGCCCCTGGCGAACCTGGATCTGGAGGGGATAAAGGAAGTCGCAGGGGTTATAGGAGAGCTGGCCCAAAAGGGGACCAACATGGTCGTGGTTTCCCACATCTGGCGCCCCCTCGTTGAGTTCGCGGACAGAATCGTTGTGATAGCCGCGGGGAGGGTGGTGCTGACGGGAACCCCTGAAGAGGTGGTGCCCGAGATCGAGGAGATATGACATTTGCTTTTTCCAGGCCCCCTATTTTAGGACCCTGTGGGCACCAGCCCAAAAACCGAGACGTTCAGCCCCTCCCTGATGTACAGCATCACGCCGTCCCGGGAGTAGACGGGACGGTACTTCCCGTCCACCATCTTTTGAAGCCTCTCAAGGTAGAGCCTGCCGCGGTAGGTTTTCACGTTCACGAGAACCGCGTCCGGCTCCACCCCGGCGGGGTAAACGTAAACGTCGGGCTTGACGGCCAGGGCGGGGTAAAAGGCCGGCTGGGTGTAGACGGAAAGGTTGCTCCCCAGGAGGAACTCGATGACCGGTTCCACCGCCTTTCGGCCGGGTATGGGTTCGAGAACCGAGGGGTAGACGAGGGGGAGCGGTTTCTCCGGCTGATTCAGCTCGACCGGCATCGTCGCCAGGGAAGCCAGAAGGCCAACACTCAGGAGAACGGGAAGGATCCTCCTGAGGTCGAGCTCCCTGAGCGCGAAGACCGCACCGATGAATGAGAGGGGAAGAGTCATGTAGGGGTAGTGGAAGCCGAAAGTCGTTTGGCTGGGCCTCGATGCCAGGAGGTTTTCAAGCCAGGGGAGGGTAAGAAGAAGGGCGTTCCTGGGTCTGAAGAGCGGCAGGAGGCCCAGGCTCAGGTTGAAGAGGAGGAAGTAGAGGAGCTTCTGCCTATCCAGCCGGGGTTCGGTGTAGAGGCTCCCGTACAGGTAGCCGCCCCCAAGGGCCGGGATCACCAGCTTTATGACCACCGCCCCGTACAGCAGGGAGAGGGCCGCCAGAAGAAGCAGAGGACGGTTTTTCCTTGCGCTTTTGAGGGAGATTTCATCTCCGAAGGCCCACCATAGGGAGAGGGAGAGAACACCGAGAAAGGCGTCCTCCTTGATGGTCAGTATGAGCCCGGAAACGAGGAAGAATGCCCGTTCCCTGCGATCGACCAGAAAAATCGCCGA
Above is a genomic segment from Thermococcus sp. JdF3 containing:
- a CDS encoding ABC transporter ATP-binding protein, with the protein product MITAKNLTKRFGRLVALDSINLEIEGGLTLTLGPNGGGKSTFLNLCAGLYRPSKGEIRVLGEKPWSNDGLRKRIGVSFDPPALPKHRTAREWLTYIAEVKGLDGEEVIKAAELFSAEKYLNRKMGEYSAGMLKRISLAQAFLGKPELVLLDEPLANLDLEGIKEVAGVIGELAQKGTNMVVVSHIWRPLVEFADRIVVIAAGRVVLTGTPEEVVPEIEEI
- a CDS encoding DUF2079 domain-containing protein gives rise to the protein MGRTKTGLCPYDVTAVFIALAYSALLMHFSLVKFECFRYTSLDLGIFTQSLAGFLHGRPLFNTVEWQLYGAPNHLAVHFQPFLYLLVPIFAVFPSPKTLLVLQTAALGFSVFLAYVLARKLLPPLEALAATVLYAFNSSLVGINLFEFHPVSFAVPLFILSAIFLVDRRERAFFLVSGLILTIKEDAFLGVLSLSLWWAFGDEISLKSARKNRPLLLLAALSLLYGAVVIKLVIPALGGGYLYGSLYTEPRLDRQKLLYFLLFNLSLGLLPLFRPRNALLLTLPWLENLLASRPSQTTFGFHYPYMTLPLSFIGAVFALRELDLRRILPVLLSVGLLASLATMPVELNQPEKPLPLVYPSVLEPIPGRKAVEPVIEFLLGSNLSVYTQPAFYPALAVKPDVYVYPAGVEPDAVLVNVKTYRGRLYLERLQKMVDGKYRPVYSRDGVMLYIREGLNVSVFGLVPTGS